A region of Arabidopsis thaliana chromosome 5, partial sequence DNA encodes the following proteins:
- a CDS encoding Actin-binding FH2 protein (Actin-binding FH2 protein; FUNCTIONS IN: actin binding; INVOLVED IN: cellular component organization, actin cytoskeleton organization; LOCATED IN: chloroplast; CONTAINS InterPro DOMAIN/s: Actin-binding FH2/DRF autoregulatory (InterPro:IPR003104), Actin-binding FH2 (InterPro:IPR015425); BEST Arabidopsis thaliana protein match is: formin homology 2 domain-containing protein / FH2 domain-containing protein (TAIR:AT5G07760.1); Has 4240 Blast hits to 2278 proteins in 231 species: Archae - 10; Bacteria - 28; Metazoa - 2326; Fungi - 316; Plants - 833; Viruses - 0; Other Eukaryotes - 727 (source: NCBI BLink).), protein MSLVEISGSDAMAAPMPGRVPPPPPRPPPMPRRLPPMFDAFDHTGAGMVWGFPRPAKKRASLKPLHWVKITSDLQGSLWDELQRRHGDSQTAIELDISELETLFFVEAKPEKIRLHDLRRASYRVFNVRSYYMRANNKVINLSMPLPDMMTAVLAMDESVVDVDQIEKLIKFCPTNEEMELLKTYTGDKAALGKYEQYLLELMKVPRLEAKLRVFSFKTQFGTKITELKERLNVVTSACEEVRSSEKLKEIMKKIPCLGNTSNQGPDRGKSSVVDKNLSFSSGIQLKEIMKKIPCLGNTSKSNPRVGVKLDSSVSDTHTVKSMHYYCKVLASEASELLDVYKDLQSLESASKIQVKSLAQNIQAIIKRLEKLKQELTASETDGPASEVFCNTLKDFISIAETEMATVLSLYSVVRKKADALPPYFGEDPNQCPFEQLTMTLFNFIKLFKKAHEENVKQADLEKKKAMKQIDLRRANDTEIMLTKVNIPLADMMAAVLGMDEYVLDVDQIENLIRFCPTKEEMELLKNYTGDKATLGKCEQLAKAKAPLKEHFRVINAFPSLTPQYFLEVMKVPGVESKLRAFSFKIQFGTQIAELNKGLNAVNSACEEVRTSEKLKEIMANILCMGNILNQGTAEGSAVGFKLKSLLILSDTCAPNSKMTLMHYLCKVLASKASDLLDFHKDLESLESASKIQLKSLAEEIQAITKGLEKLNKQLTASESDGPVSQVFRKVLKDFISMAETQVATVSSLYSSVGKNADALAHYFGEDPNHYPFEKVTTTLLSFIRLFKKAHEENVKQADLDKNKDAKEAEMEKTK, encoded by the exons ATGTCGCTTGTCGAGATCTCTGGCTCTGATGCTATGGCGGCGCCGATGCCTGGAAGagtaccaccaccaccaccacgtCCTCCTCCTATGCCTAGAAGATTACCTCCGATGTTTGATGCCTTTGATCATACGGGTGCAGGAATGGTGTGGGGTTTTCCACGTCCAGCTAAAAAAAGGGCCTCCCTGAAGCCTTTACATTGGGTTAAAATAACAAGCGATTTGCAGGGGAGCTTATGGGATGAGTTACAGAGACGACATGGAGATTCACAAAC TGCAATAGAACTTGATATATCAGAATTAGAGacccttttctttgttgagGCAAAACCTGAAAAAATTCGACTG CATGACCTTAGGAGAGCCAGTTACAGGGTTTTTAATGTTAGATCCTACTATATGAGAGCCAATAACAAGGTTATTAATCTTTCGATGCCGCTGCCTGATATGATG ACTGCAGTCCTGGCAATGGATGAGTCTGTAGTAGATGTTGATCAAATAGAGAAACTTATAAAGTTTTGCCCAACAAATGAGGAGATGGAGCTTCTtaag ACCTACACTGGTGACAAGGCAGCCTTGGGAAAGTATGAACAG TACTTACTAGAGCTAATGAAGGTGCCACGACTTGAGGCAAAGCTTAGAGTATTTTCCTTCAAGACTCAATTTGGCACTAAG ATAACAGAACTCAAAGAAAGGTTAAATGTGGTAACTTCTGCGTGTGAGGAG GTCCGTTCTTCAGAAAAGctaaaagaaattatgaaaaagatTCCTTGCTTGGGTAACACATCGAACCAAGGACCTGACAGGG GCAAATCCTCTGTGGTTGATAAGAACCTTTCTTTCTCCAGTGGAATTCAA ctaaaagaaattatgaaaaagatTCCTTGCCTGGGGAACACATCGAAGTCGAACCCGAGGG TGGGAGTCAAGTTGGACAGTTCAGTAAGTGATACACATACTGTTAAAAGCATGCATTATTATTGCAAG gTCCTTGCTTCCGAGGCATCAGAACTACTGGACGTCTATAAGGATCTTCAAAGTCTTGAATCAGCTTCAAAG ATACAAGTGAAGTCTCTGGCTCAGAATATCCAAGCTATAATCAAAAGATTGGAAAAACTGAAGCAGGAGCTCACTGCATCCGAAACTGATGGTCCTGCTTCTGAAGTTTTCTGTAAT ACATTGAAGGACTTCATTTCCATTGCTGAGACTGAAATGGCAACTGTATTGAGCCTTTACTCTGTCGTG agaaaaaaggctGATGCACTTCCGCCCTATTTTGGCGAGGATCCTAACCAATGTCCATTTGAACAAC TTACTATGACTCTCTTTAACTTTATAAAGTTGTTTAAGAAAGCACACGAAGAGAATGTTAAACAAGCTgacttggagaagaagaaagccatGAAGCAG ATTGACCTTAGGAGAGCCAATGACACGGAAATTATGCTTACTAAAGTAAACATTCCGCTGGCTGATATGATG GCTGCAGTACTAGGAATGGATGAGTATGTACTAGATGTTGATCAAATAGAGAATCTTATAAGGTTTTGCCCAACAAAGGAGGAGATGGAGCTTCTTAAG AACTATACTGGTGACAAGGCAACCTTGGGAAAGTGTGAGCAG TTAGCTAAAGCTAAAGCTCCACTGAAAGAGCATTTCCGGGTGATTAATGCGTTTCCTTCACTCACACCGCAGTACTTCCTAGAGGTAATGAAGGTGCCAGGAGTAGAATCAAAGCTGAGAGCATTTTCCTTCAAGATTCAATTTGGCACTCAG ATAGCAGAACTCAATAAAGGTTTAAATGCGGTTAATTCTGCATGTGAGGAG GTCCGTACTTCAGAAAAGCTAAAAGAGATTATGGCAAATATCCTCTGCATGGGGAACATATTGAACCAAGGAACTGCGGAGG GCAGTGCCGTGGGATTCAAGTTGAAAAGTTTATTGATATTAAGCGACACATGTGCACCTAACAGCAAGATGACTCTCATGCATTATCTTTGCAAG GTCCTTGCTTCCAAGGCATCAGATCTACTAGACTTCCATAAAGATCTTGAAAGTCTTGAATCAGCTTCAAAG ATACAATTGAAGTCTCTGGCTGAGGAAATACAAGCTATAACCAAAGGATTGGAAAAACTGAACAAGCAACTCACTGCATCTGAAAGTGATGGTCCAGTTTCTCAAGTTTTCCGTAAa GTATTGAAGGACTTCATATCCATGGCTGAGACTCAAGTAGCAACGGTATCGAGTCTTTACTCCTCCGTG GGAAAAAATGCTGATGCACTTGCACACTATTTTGGCGAGGATCCTAACCATTATCCATTTGAAAAAG TTACCACGACACTCTTGAGTTTTATAAGGTTGTTTAAGAAAGCACACGAAGAGAATGTCAAGCAAGCGGACTTGGACAAGAATAAAGATGCTAAGGAAGCGGAAATGGAGAAGACGAAATAA
- a CDS encoding Actin-binding FH2 protein yields MSLVEISGSDAMAAPMPGRVPPPPPRPPPMPRRLPPMFDAFDHTGAGMVWGFPRPAKKRASLKPLHWVKITSDLQGSLWDELQRRHGDSQTAIELDISELETLFFVEAKPEKIRLHDLRRASYRVFNVRSYYMRANNKVINLSMPLPDMMTAVLAMDESVVDVDQIEKLIKFCPTNEEMELLKTYTGDKAALGKYEQYLLELMKVPRLEAKLRVFSFKTQFGTKITELKERLNVVTSACEEVRSSEKLKEIMKKIPCLGNTSNQGPDRGKSSVVDKNLSFSSGIQLKEIMKKIPCLGNTSKSNPRVGVKLDSSVSDTHTVKSMHYYCKVLASEASELLDVYKDLQSLESASKIQVKSLAQNIQAIIKRLEKLKQELTASETDGPASEVFCNTLKDFISIAETEMATVLSLYSVVRKKADALPPYFGEDPNQCPFEQLTMTLFNFIKLFKKAHEENVKQADLEKKKAMKQIDLRRANDTEIMLTKVNIPLADMMAAVLGMDEYVLDVDQIENLIRFCPTKEEMELLKNYTGDKATLGKCEQYFLEVMKVPGVESKLRAFSFKIQFGTQIAELNKGLNAVNSACEEVRTSEKLKEIMANILCMGNILNQGTAEGSAVGFKLKSLLILSDTCAPNSKMTLMHYLCKVLASKASDLLDFHKDLESLESASKIQLKSLAEEIQAITKGLEKLNKQLTASESDGPVSQVFRKVLKDFISMAETQVATVSSLYSSVGKNADALAHYFGEDPNHYPFEKVTTTLLSFIRLFKKAHEENVKQADLDKNKDAKEAEMEKTK; encoded by the exons ATGTCGCTTGTCGAGATCTCTGGCTCTGATGCTATGGCGGCGCCGATGCCTGGAAGagtaccaccaccaccaccacgtCCTCCTCCTATGCCTAGAAGATTACCTCCGATGTTTGATGCCTTTGATCATACGGGTGCAGGAATGGTGTGGGGTTTTCCACGTCCAGCTAAAAAAAGGGCCTCCCTGAAGCCTTTACATTGGGTTAAAATAACAAGCGATTTGCAGGGGAGCTTATGGGATGAGTTACAGAGACGACATGGAGATTCACAAAC TGCAATAGAACTTGATATATCAGAATTAGAGacccttttctttgttgagGCAAAACCTGAAAAAATTCGACTG CATGACCTTAGGAGAGCCAGTTACAGGGTTTTTAATGTTAGATCCTACTATATGAGAGCCAATAACAAGGTTATTAATCTTTCGATGCCGCTGCCTGATATGATG ACTGCAGTCCTGGCAATGGATGAGTCTGTAGTAGATGTTGATCAAATAGAGAAACTTATAAAGTTTTGCCCAACAAATGAGGAGATGGAGCTTCTtaag ACCTACACTGGTGACAAGGCAGCCTTGGGAAAGTATGAACAG TACTTACTAGAGCTAATGAAGGTGCCACGACTTGAGGCAAAGCTTAGAGTATTTTCCTTCAAGACTCAATTTGGCACTAAG ATAACAGAACTCAAAGAAAGGTTAAATGTGGTAACTTCTGCGTGTGAGGAG GTCCGTTCTTCAGAAAAGctaaaagaaattatgaaaaagatTCCTTGCTTGGGTAACACATCGAACCAAGGACCTGACAGGG GCAAATCCTCTGTGGTTGATAAGAACCTTTCTTTCTCCAGTGGAATTCAA ctaaaagaaattatgaaaaagatTCCTTGCCTGGGGAACACATCGAAGTCGAACCCGAGGG TGGGAGTCAAGTTGGACAGTTCAGTAAGTGATACACATACTGTTAAAAGCATGCATTATTATTGCAAG gTCCTTGCTTCCGAGGCATCAGAACTACTGGACGTCTATAAGGATCTTCAAAGTCTTGAATCAGCTTCAAAG ATACAAGTGAAGTCTCTGGCTCAGAATATCCAAGCTATAATCAAAAGATTGGAAAAACTGAAGCAGGAGCTCACTGCATCCGAAACTGATGGTCCTGCTTCTGAAGTTTTCTGTAAT ACATTGAAGGACTTCATTTCCATTGCTGAGACTGAAATGGCAACTGTATTGAGCCTTTACTCTGTCGTG agaaaaaaggctGATGCACTTCCGCCCTATTTTGGCGAGGATCCTAACCAATGTCCATTTGAACAAC TTACTATGACTCTCTTTAACTTTATAAAGTTGTTTAAGAAAGCACACGAAGAGAATGTTAAACAAGCTgacttggagaagaagaaagccatGAAGCAG ATTGACCTTAGGAGAGCCAATGACACGGAAATTATGCTTACTAAAGTAAACATTCCGCTGGCTGATATGATG GCTGCAGTACTAGGAATGGATGAGTATGTACTAGATGTTGATCAAATAGAGAATCTTATAAGGTTTTGCCCAACAAAGGAGGAGATGGAGCTTCTTAAG AACTATACTGGTGACAAGGCAACCTTGGGAAAGTGTGAGCAG TACTTCCTAGAGGTAATGAAGGTGCCAGGAGTAGAATCAAAGCTGAGAGCATTTTCCTTCAAGATTCAATTTGGCACTCAG ATAGCAGAACTCAATAAAGGTTTAAATGCGGTTAATTCTGCATGTGAGGAG GTCCGTACTTCAGAAAAGCTAAAAGAGATTATGGCAAATATCCTCTGCATGGGGAACATATTGAACCAAGGAACTGCGGAGG GCAGTGCCGTGGGATTCAAGTTGAAAAGTTTATTGATATTAAGCGACACATGTGCACCTAACAGCAAGATGACTCTCATGCATTATCTTTGCAAG GTCCTTGCTTCCAAGGCATCAGATCTACTAGACTTCCATAAAGATCTTGAAAGTCTTGAATCAGCTTCAAAG ATACAATTGAAGTCTCTGGCTGAGGAAATACAAGCTATAACCAAAGGATTGGAAAAACTGAACAAGCAACTCACTGCATCTGAAAGTGATGGTCCAGTTTCTCAAGTTTTCCGTAAa GTATTGAAGGACTTCATATCCATGGCTGAGACTCAAGTAGCAACGGTATCGAGTCTTTACTCCTCCGTG GGAAAAAATGCTGATGCACTTGCACACTATTTTGGCGAGGATCCTAACCATTATCCATTTGAAAAAG TTACCACGACACTCTTGAGTTTTATAAGGTTGTTTAAGAAAGCACACGAAGAGAATGTCAAGCAAGCGGACTTGGACAAGAATAAAGATGCTAAGGAAGCGGAAATGGAGAAGACGAAATAA
- the SMC6A gene encoding structural maintenance of chromosomes 6A (structural maintenance of chromosomes 6A (SMC6A); FUNCTIONS IN: two-component sensor activity, ATP binding; INVOLVED IN: sister chromatid cohesion, chromosome segregation, response to X-ray, double-strand break repair via homologous recombination; LOCATED IN: chromosome, nucleus, membrane; EXPRESSED IN: 11 plant structures; EXPRESSED DURING: 7 growth stages; CONTAINS InterPro DOMAIN/s: SMCs flexible hinge (InterPro:IPR010935), RecF/RecN/SMC protein, N-terminal (InterPro:IPR003395), Signal transduction histidine kinase, subgroup 1, dimerisation/phosphoacceptor domain (InterPro:IPR003661); BEST Arabidopsis thaliana protein match is: P-loop containing nucleoside triphosphate hydrolases superfamily protein (TAIR:AT5G61460.1); Has 1807 Blast hits to 1807 proteins in 277 species: Archae - 0; Bacteria - 0; Metazoa - 736; Fungi - 347; Plants - 385; Viruses - 0; Other Eukaryotes - 339 (source: NCBI BLink).) — protein sequence MDEHGDHRQSNPFNDQQTSSGKILRIRLENFMCHSNLEIEFGDWVNFITGQNGSGKSAILTALCVAFGCRARGTQRAATLKDFIKTGCSYALVYVELKNQGEDAFKPEIYGDTLIIERRISDSTSLTVLKDHQGRKISSRKEELRELVEHYNIDVENPCVIMSQDKSREFLHSGNDKDKFKFFYKATLLQQVDDILQSIGTKLNSANALLDEMEKTIKPIEKEINELLEKIKNMEHVEEITQQVLHLKKKLAWSWVYDVDRQLKEQNEKIVKFKERVPTCQNKIDRKLGEVESLRVSLTEKKAQVACLIDESTAMKRELECLRQSMKKAAREKIALEEEYHHKCSNIQKIKDRVRRLERQIEDINEMTIRSTQVEQSEIEGKLNQLTVEVEKAESLVSSLKEEENMVMEKASAGGKEKEHIEEMIRDHEKKQRNMNAHINDLKKHQTNKVTAFGGDKVINLLRAIERHHRRFKMPPIGPIGAHVTLINGNRWASAVEQALGNLLNAFIVTDHKDLVALRDCGKEAKYNNLKIIIYDFSRPRLDIPRHMIPQTEHPTILSVLHSENTTVLNVLVDVSCVERHVLAENYEVGKIIAFERRLSHLKDVFTIDGYRMFSRGPVQTTLPPRPRRPTRLCASFDDQIKDLEIEASREQSEIQECRGQKREAEMNLEGLESTMRRLKKQRTQLEKDLTRKELEMQDLKNSVASETKASPTSSVNELHLEIMKFQKEIEEKESLLEKLQDSLKEAELKANELKASYENLYESAKGEIEALEKAEDELKEKEDELHSAETEKNHYEDIMKDKVLPEIKQAETIYKELEMKRQESNKKASIICPESEIKALGPWDGPTPLQLSAQINKINHRLKRENENYSESIDDLRIMHGEKEQKIGKKRKTYKSCREKLKVCKDAVDSRWNKLQRNKDLLKRELTWQFNHHLGKKGISGNIRVSYEDKTLSIEVKMPQDATNSAVRDTRGLSGGERSFSTLCFTLALQNMTEAPIRAMDEFDVFMDAVSRKISLDTLIDFALKQGSQWMFITPHDISMVKSHEKIKKQQMAAPRS from the exons ATGGATGAACATGGCGACCATCGACAGAGTAATCCTTTCAACGATCAACAAACTAGCTCGGGTAAAATCCTTAGGATTCGCCTTGAGAATTTCATGTGCCACAGTAATCTCGAGATTGAGTTTGGCGATTGGGTCAATTTCATCACTGGTCAAAACGGAA GTGGTAAGAGTGCGATATTGACTGCTCTATGTGTTGCCTTTGGATGTCGAGCCAGGGGAACTCAGCGCGCCGCTACGTTGAAAGATTTCATTAAAACTGGATGCAG ctaTGCCCTTGTTTATGTCGAACTGAAAAACCAAGGAGAGGATGCTTTCAAGCCTGAAATATATGGTGATACTCTGATTATTGAACGCAGGATCTCTGATTCCACTAGTTTAACGGTTCTCAAGGATCATCAAG gaagaaaaatatctaGCCGAAAGGAGGAGCTACGGGAACTAGTTGAACATTATAAT ATTGATGTTGAGAATCCCTGTGTGATAATGAGTCAAGACAAGAGCAGGGAGTTCTTACATTCTGGTAACGACAAAGATAAATTCAAG TTCTTTTATAAAGCAACCCTTCTTCAGCAAGTCGATGATATTCTTCAAAGTATTGGTACAAAGTTGAATTCTGCAAATGCTCTTTTGGATGAGATGGAGAAGACCATAAAACCAATAGAAAAGGAGATCAATGAGTTGCTTGAAAAGATAAAGAATATGGAACATGTTGAAGAAATAACTCAACAGGTTCTGcatttgaaaaagaaactagCTTGGTCATGGGTATATGATGTGGATAGGCAGCTCAAGGAGCAGAATGAGAAGATCGTGAAATTCAAAGAACGAGTGCCAACttgtcaaaataaaattgatcGGAAACTG GGTGAGGTGGAATCTTTAAGGGTAAGCTTAACCGAGAAGAAAGCTCAAGTTGCCTGCTTGATAGATGAGTCAACTGCGATGAAGAGAGAGCTAGAGTGTTTGCGGCAATCAATGAAGAAG GCTGCAAGAGAGAAGATTGctttagaagaagaataccATCATAAGTGCAGTAACATTCAGAAGATTAAGGATCGTGTTAGGAGGCTTGAACGACAGATTGAAGATATTAATGAAATGACTATAAGAAGCACACAG GTCGAACAATCTGAAATCGAAGGAAAACTGAACCAATTGACAGTAGAGGTTGAGAAGGCTGAATCATTGGTTTCCAG tTTGAAAGAGGAGGAGAACATGGTAATGGAAAAAGCATCAGCCGGAGGGAAGGAGAAGGAACACATAGAGGAGATG ATTAGAGAccatgaaaagaaacaaagaaacatgaacGCGCACATCAATGATCTgaagaaacatcaaacaaataag GTTACCGCATTTGGAGGGGACAAAGTCATTAATCTTTTACGAGCGATTGAGAGACATCACCGCAGATTTAAAATGCCACCAATTGGTCCGATTGGTGCTCATGTG ACATTGATCAATGGTAATAGATGGGCTTCTGCAGTTGAACAAGCTCTTGGCAACCTCCTGAATGCCTTTATAGTGACCGATCATAAAGATTTAGTTGCTTTGCGAGACTGTGGAAAGgaagcaaaatataacaaTCTAAAGATTATCATCTATGACTTTTCAAGACCAAG GTTAGATATACCAAGGCACATGATTCCTCAAACAGAACACCCAACTATTCTCTCTGTCTTGCACTCTGAGAATACTACTGTTCTTAACGTCTTGGTGGATGTG AGTTGCGTAGAGAGGCATGTGCTTGCAGAAAATTATGAGGTTGGCAAGATTATTGCCTTTGAGAGAAGGCTCTCACATCTGAAGGATGTTTTCACTATAGATGGATACCGAAT GTTTTCCCGTGGGCCTGTTCAGACAACCCTTCCTCCCCGTCCTCGAAGACCTACTAGATTGTGTGCTTCTTTTGATGACCAAATCAAGGATCTTGAAATAGAGGCCTCAAGAGAACAAAGTGAGATACAGGAATGTAGGGGACAAAAGAGGGAGGCAGAAATGAATCTCGAGGGTCTTGAATCAACAATGCGCAGACTGAAG AAGCAACGCACCCAACTAGAGAAAGATTTGACAAGGAAGGAACTTGAAATGCAGGATCTGAAAAATTCAGTCGCTTCTGAAACCAAAGCATCACCTACATCAAGTGTTAATGAGCTTCATCTAGAAATCATG AAATTCCAAAAAGAGATAGAGGAGAAAGAATCCTTGCTAGAAAAACTTCAAGACTCCTTGAAGGAAGCCGAACTAAAGGCTAATGAACTTAAAGCTTCATATGAAAACTTATATG AGTCCGCCAAGGGTGAAATTGAAGCCCTTGAGAAAGCTGAGGATGAGctaaaggagaaagaagatgaactCCATTCTGCAGAAACG GAGAAGAACCATTATGAGGATATAATGAAGGACAAGGTCTTACCCGAGATTAAACAGGCTGAGACTATATATAAGGAGCTTGAAATGAAACGGCAG GAAAGCAACAAGAAGGCCTCCATAATTTGTCCTGAGAGTGAGATAAAAGCTTTGGGTCCTTGGGATGGGCCAACTCCTTTGCAGCTTAGTGCTCagattaacaaaataaatcatagGCTGAAGCGAGAGAATGAGAA TTATTCTGAATCAATCGATGACCTCAGGATTATGCACGGGGAAAAAGAACAGAAGATTGGGAAGAAACGCAAAACTTACAAAAGCTGTCGAGAAAAACTCAAG GTCTGCAAAGATGCAGTAGACTCACGGTGGAACAAGCTCCAAAGAAATAAAGATCTTCTGAAGCGAGAATTAACTTGGCA ATTCAACCATCATTTAGGAAAGAAAGGTATCAGTGGAAATATCAGAGTCTCTTATGAAGACAAAACTTTGTCCATAGAG GTAAAGATGCCTCAAGATGCAACAAACAGTGCTGTTCGAGATACTAGAGGACTTTCAG GTGGGGAACGGTCTTTCTCGACTTTATGCTTCACATTAGCTCTTCAGAATATGACTGAAGCCCCAATTCGAGCAATGGACGAGTTTGATGTGTTTATG GACGCAGTTAGCAGGAAAATCAGCTTAGACACATTGATTGATTTCGCATTGAAACAAGGTTCACAGTGGATGTTCATCACTCCTCATGATATAAG TATGGTGAAGTCACACgagaagataaagaagcaACAAATGGCTGCTCCACGTTCTTGA
- a CDS encoding RNI-like superfamily protein (RNI-like superfamily protein; CONTAINS InterPro DOMAIN/s: F-box domain, cyclin-like (InterPro:IPR001810); BEST Arabidopsis thaliana protein match is: RNI-like superfamily protein (TAIR:AT5G51380.1); Has 3082 Blast hits to 1820 proteins in 183 species: Archae - 0; Bacteria - 20; Metazoa - 1308; Fungi - 229; Plants - 1264; Viruses - 0; Other Eukaryotes - 261 (source: NCBI BLink).), producing the protein MSYNTGKESSPVSPLKKRRASWSELWVNHHHLLSSSPLDLAAKFQSLTPPISKSKTLLPDFTLLLPDLILIRVIQKIPNSQRKNLSLVCKRWFRLHGRLVRSFKVSDWEFLSSGRLISRFPNLETVDLVSGCLISPPNLGILVNHRIVSFTVGVGSYQSWSFFEENLLSVELVERGLKALAGGCSNLRKLVVTNTSELGLLNVAEECSRLQELELHKCSDSVLLGIGAFENLQILRLVGNVDGLYNSLVSDIGLMILAQGCKRLVKLELVGCEGGFDGIKEIGECCQMLEELTVCDNKMESGWLGGLRYCENLKTLKLVSCKKIDNDPDESLSCCCPALERLQLEKCQLRDKNTVKALFKMCEAAREIVFQDCWGLDNDIFSLAMAFGRVKLLYLEGCSLLTTSGLESVILHWHELEHLKVVSCKNIKDSEVSPSLSALFSALVELQWRPDTRSHLSSSLTGTGIGEKGGKFFKKT; encoded by the exons ATGTCTTATAATACGGGGAAGGAGAGTAGTCCAGTTTCGCCATTGAAGAAGCGACGAGCAAGCTGGTCGGAACTTTGGGTTAACCATCACCACTTATTGTCTTCTTCGCCCCTTGATTTAGCCGCAAAGTTTCAGTCTTTGACTCCTCCTAtctccaaatccaaaaccctactTCCTGATTTCACGCTTCTCTTACCTGACCTCATTCTCATCAGAGTCATTCAGAAAATCCCTAATTCTCAACGGAAAAATCTCTCCTTGGTATGCAAGAGATGGTTTAGACTCCATGGTCGTCTTGTACGGTCTTTTAAGGTTTCGGATTGGGAATTTCTATCGTCTGGTCGGCTGATTTCGAGGTTTCCCAATCTGGAGACTGTTGATTTGGTCAGTGGGTGTTTAATTTCGCCGCCAAATTTAGGTATTTTAGTTAACCACAGGATagtttcgtttactgttggTGTAGGGTCTTATCAGAGTTGGAGTTTCTTTGAGGAGAATTTGTTGTCTGTTGAATTAGTTGAGAGAGGGCTAAAAGCACTTGCTGGTGGTTGCTCTAATCTCCGGAAACTCGTAGTGACGAATACTAGTGAATTAGGGTTGTTGAATGTAGCTGAAGAGTGTTCCAGGTTGCAAGAACTCGAATTGCACAAGTGTTCTGATAGTGTTTTGCTTGGCATTGGTGCGTTTGAGAATCTGCAGATCTTGAGATTGGTTGGGAATGTCGATGGTTTGTATAACTCTTTGGTTTCGGATATCGGATTGATGATTTTGGCTCAAGGGTGTAAGAGACTGGTGAAGCTTGAGCTTGTTGGATGTGAGGGAGGATTTGACGGGATTAAAGAGATAGGTGAGTGTTGTCAAATGCTTGAGGAACTCACTGTTTGTGATAATAAGATGGAGTCGGGTTGGCTTGGAGGTCTTCGATATTGTGAGAATCTCAAGACTCTGAAACTCGTTTCTTGTAAAAAGATCGATAATGATCCAGATGAGTccttgagttgttgttgtcctGCTCTCGAGCGATTGCAGTTGGAGAAGTGTCAGTTAAGAGATAAGAATACCGTAAAGGCTTTGTTTAAAATGTGTGAAGCAGCGAGAGAGATTGTTTTCCAAGATTGTTGGGGATTGGATAATGATATATTCAGCTTGGCAATGGCTTTCGG GAGAGTGAAGCTGTTGTATCTAGAAGGATGCTCATTGCTAACAACATCAGGTCTAGAATCCGTGATTCTACATTGGCACGAGCTCGAACATCTGAAAGTAGTTTCATGCAAGAACATAAAAGATTCAGAAGTCTCTCCTTCGCTGTCAGCTCTGTTCTCAGCATTAGTAGAATTGCAGTGGAGACCAGACACCAGATCCCATCTCTCTTCAAGCCTTACAGGGACCGGAATTGGGGAAAAAGGTGGGAaatttttcaagaaaacatGA